A single window of Archangium gephyra DNA harbors:
- the kefC gene encoding glutathione-regulated potassium-efflux system protein KefC, with the protein MSFLQQALIFLAAAVVSVPLFKRLGLGSVLGYLAAGMVIGPWGVGLISDVESILHFAELGVVLFLFIIGLELQPARLWELRKSVFGLGGVQVVATGAVLAAVGMGLGLKPATALIAGLGLSLSSTAFALQLLAEKNELTTEHGRASFGILLFQDLAVIPLLALLPFLGEPVAQSTEPGWVSALKVVGVLAGVVLGGRYVLRPVFRFVASLHSQELFTATALLLVVGTALLVSKVGLSMALGAFLAGVLLADSEYRHELEADIEPFKGLLLGLFFMAVGMSVNIGLLANGPVRVVALVLGLVLAKALVLYALGRWAFKSNEPSLSLAVVISQGGEFAFVLFGLAVGFRVMEREMADLLVVVVSLSMAVTPVLFLVYDRFVRPRFHKKEQRDFDVAAEEDHPVIIAGFGRVGQVVGRLLHVKHIGFTALDASPEHIDFLKKFGNTKIYYGDASRLDLLRAARADKAKVFVLAIDDIEASVRTAETVIQHFPHLTIFARARNRQHAYQLMNLGIQHVMRETYAGSLEMTGDILQELGLTWSESKTAMERFRQHDEALLQTSYKHHGDVKKLTELAKAARQDLQELFEKDEQKKSA; encoded by the coding sequence ATGTCCTTCCTGCAACAGGCGCTCATCTTCCTGGCGGCGGCGGTGGTGTCCGTCCCCCTCTTCAAACGGCTGGGCCTGGGTTCCGTGCTGGGCTACCTCGCCGCGGGCATGGTCATCGGGCCGTGGGGCGTGGGGCTCATCTCCGACGTGGAGAGCATCCTGCACTTCGCCGAGCTGGGCGTGGTGCTGTTCCTGTTCATCATCGGCCTGGAGTTGCAGCCCGCGCGCCTGTGGGAGCTGCGCAAGTCGGTGTTCGGCCTGGGCGGGGTGCAGGTGGTGGCCACGGGGGCGGTGCTGGCGGCGGTGGGCATGGGGCTCGGGCTGAAGCCGGCCACCGCGCTCATCGCCGGCCTGGGGCTGTCGCTGTCCTCCACCGCCTTCGCGCTGCAGCTGCTCGCGGAGAAGAACGAGCTGACCACGGAGCACGGACGGGCCTCCTTCGGCATCCTCCTGTTCCAGGACCTGGCCGTCATCCCGCTGCTGGCGCTGCTGCCCTTTTTGGGCGAGCCGGTGGCGCAGTCCACGGAGCCCGGGTGGGTGTCGGCGCTCAAGGTGGTGGGGGTGCTGGCCGGCGTGGTGCTGGGAGGCCGCTACGTGCTGCGGCCGGTGTTCCGCTTCGTGGCCTCGCTGCACAGCCAGGAGCTCTTCACCGCCACGGCGCTGCTGCTGGTGGTGGGCACCGCGCTGCTGGTGAGCAAGGTGGGGCTGTCCATGGCGCTGGGCGCCTTCCTCGCCGGCGTGCTGCTGGCGGACTCCGAGTACCGCCACGAGCTGGAGGCCGACATCGAGCCCTTCAAGGGCCTGCTGCTGGGCCTCTTCTTCATGGCCGTGGGCATGTCGGTGAACATCGGCCTGCTGGCCAACGGGCCGGTGCGCGTGGTGGCGCTGGTGCTCGGGCTGGTGCTGGCCAAGGCGCTGGTGCTCTACGCCCTGGGCCGCTGGGCCTTCAAGAGCAACGAGCCCTCCCTGAGCCTCGCGGTGGTCATCTCCCAGGGCGGCGAGTTCGCCTTCGTGCTCTTCGGGCTCGCGGTGGGCTTCCGGGTGATGGAGCGGGAGATGGCGGACCTGCTGGTGGTGGTGGTGAGCCTCTCCATGGCCGTCACCCCGGTGCTCTTCCTCGTGTATGACCGCTTCGTCCGGCCGCGCTTCCACAAGAAGGAGCAGCGCGACTTCGACGTGGCGGCCGAGGAGGACCACCCCGTCATCATCGCGGGCTTCGGCCGCGTGGGGCAGGTGGTGGGCCGGCTGCTGCACGTCAAGCACATCGGCTTCACCGCCCTGGACGCCAGCCCCGAGCACATCGACTTCCTCAAGAAGTTCGGCAACACGAAAATCTATTACGGGGACGCCTCGCGGCTGGACTTGCTGCGGGCGGCGCGGGCGGACAAGGCCAAGGTGTTCGTGCTGGCCATCGACGACATCGAGGCCTCGGTGCGCACCGCGGAGACGGTGATCCAGCACTTCCCCCACCTCACCATCTTCGCGCGCGCCCGCAACCGGCAGCACGCCTACCAGCTGATGAACCTGGGCATCCAACACGTCATGCGCGAGACGTACGCGGGCAGCCTGGAGATGACGGGCGACATCCTCCAGGAGCTGGGCCTCACCTGGTCGGAGAGCAAGACCGCGATGGAGCGCTTCCGCCAGCACGACGAGGCCCTGCTGCAGACCTCGTACAAGCACCACGGAGACGTGAAGAAGCTCACCGAGCTGGCGAAGGCGGCGCGGCAGGATCTGCAGGAGCTCTTCGAGAAGGACGAGCAGAAGAAGTCGGCCTGA
- a CDS encoding potassium/proton antiporter, translating into MQLYEPTATAFLLTALGVLMGGSALFSRAAGRFGVPVALLFILLGVLGGSEGIGGIAFENYGFTFRLGTVALVLILFDGGLNTPLSAMRQGLKPAALLATVGVMGTAAVTGVAAHFFGFEWKQALLLGAIVSSTDAAAVFSVLRGSGLHLKRRVGVTLELESGLNDPMAVILTMALTGALVSGDPLSWHLLLHAAVQMMVGAALGVAFGYAGRLLLSRVHLAAGGLYPVLTLALAFLAFGLPTLFEGSGFLSVYVAAVVMGNQSFPYRSGLLRVHDAMAWLAQVCMFLMLGLLAFPTKLVEVAWVGTGLGLVLAFLARPLVVMLCLLPFRFPLKESFYVGWVGLRGAVPVILATYPVLARAPGAFSIFNVVFFIVVVNALVPGATVPWLTRRLGLVSLAPPPPPATLELTSMHQLDGEVVPFYVDPASAVVGATIAELPLPGSAVVTLIVRGKDLVPAKGATQLLSGDHVYVFCKPAELAEVHLLLGQQMDE; encoded by the coding sequence ATGCAGCTCTACGAGCCCACGGCGACGGCCTTCCTGCTCACCGCGCTCGGTGTGCTCATGGGCGGGAGCGCGCTCTTCAGCCGTGCCGCCGGACGTTTCGGTGTCCCCGTGGCCCTGCTCTTCATCCTCCTGGGGGTGCTGGGCGGCTCCGAGGGCATTGGGGGCATCGCCTTCGAGAACTACGGCTTCACCTTCCGCCTGGGCACCGTGGCGCTGGTGCTCATCCTCTTCGATGGTGGCCTCAACACCCCGCTGTCCGCCATGCGCCAGGGCCTCAAGCCCGCGGCGCTGCTGGCCACCGTGGGCGTCATGGGCACGGCGGCCGTCACCGGCGTGGCCGCGCACTTCTTCGGCTTCGAGTGGAAGCAGGCGCTGCTGCTCGGGGCCATCGTCTCCTCCACGGACGCGGCGGCCGTCTTCTCCGTGCTGCGCGGCAGCGGCCTGCACCTCAAGCGCCGCGTGGGGGTGACGCTGGAGCTGGAGTCCGGCCTCAATGATCCGATGGCCGTCATCCTCACCATGGCGCTCACCGGGGCGCTCGTGAGCGGCGACCCCCTGAGCTGGCACCTCCTGCTGCATGCCGCCGTGCAGATGATGGTGGGCGCGGCCCTGGGCGTGGCCTTCGGCTACGCGGGCCGGCTCCTGCTCTCGCGCGTGCACCTGGCCGCCGGTGGCCTCTACCCCGTGCTCACCCTGGCGCTGGCCTTCCTCGCCTTCGGCCTGCCCACGCTCTTCGAGGGCAGTGGCTTCCTCTCCGTGTACGTCGCCGCCGTGGTGATGGGCAACCAGTCCTTCCCCTACCGCAGCGGCCTGCTGCGCGTGCACGACGCCATGGCCTGGCTCGCCCAAGTGTGCATGTTCCTCATGCTCGGGCTGCTCGCCTTCCCCACGAAGCTCGTGGAGGTGGCCTGGGTGGGCACCGGGCTGGGCCTGGTGCTGGCCTTCCTCGCCCGGCCCCTCGTGGTGATGCTCTGCCTGCTGCCCTTCCGCTTCCCCCTCAAGGAGTCCTTCTACGTGGGCTGGGTGGGTCTGCGCGGCGCGGTGCCCGTCATCCTCGCCACCTACCCCGTGCTGGCCCGCGCGCCGGGCGCCTTCTCCATCTTCAACGTGGTGTTCTTCATCGTGGTGGTCAACGCGCTCGTCCCCGGCGCCACCGTGCCGTGGCTCACCCGCCGGTTGGGGCTCGTCTCGCTCGCGCCGCCTCCACCTCCGGCCACGCTGGAGCTGACGTCCATGCACCAGCTCGACGGCGAGGTGGTGCCCTTCTACGTGGACCCGGCCTCCGCCGTGGTGGGCGCCACCATCGCCGAGCTGCCGCTGCCCGGCTCCGCCGTGGTGACGCTCATCGTGCGCGGCAAGGACCTGGTCCCCGCCAAGGGCGCCACCCAGCTGTTGTCCGGCGACCACGTCTACGTCTTCTGCAAGCCCGCGGAGCTGGCCGAGGTCCACCTCCTCCTCGGCCAGCAGATGGACGAGTGA